In Plasmodium knowlesi strain H genome assembly, chromosome: 7, one DNA window encodes the following:
- a CDS encoding actin-like protein, putative, with protein MKGQAQGRKTSTYSPITESLYLKLKDPLGPYVNLSNSPASSEKKKKLHKRISFSSFSNTTCSDIQKLNNYLPIENNIVLLSLGNYSFKVGLINKYDYKLESLRVPQVEVIEPWKELGYSHPPYKNYDIIEECLFHCFSNFYKINLKDKDLFIPFSSINDTNDFSTLGDILFDTFQVQSVTFREPSFLSSLIILQNMAKERQEMQQGRDVLLYKDDQKDSSTNCDYGADESVGTGGEKDKGVLHVPRGKIVGGEPYPQECLSNLHDLNLYNFTAILVNVGSTKTTCTPVINGIPLPDLTSTYHIGGYDIDNQIFDEMKKNKNYQKDISMEAAKIAKEKRVFTPKSKEDCGYLSLLYNQTPKNYLVSPFQLHFNKISSSAVTSTEIFFSPCRLGNYLKTESYKQLHMYHVDRGFLLSGSPSWIPNSTIRESSPSWKGSLSSTLTENTLPCVIYDTIQRCPIDTRKELFENIYLTGGSSIIRGFRERLQNELYDFVKRKNFYSNVCINVHSVRRRMLQKYAIYSGAHLFLEMFDYQNYQITRADYLECGDSILERLSLQGKLLF; from the coding sequence ATGAAGGGGCAGGCTCAGGGACGGAAAACTTCTACCTACAGCCCCATAACGGAGAGCCTGTACCTGAAGCTGAAGGACCCACTTGGGCCATACGTCAATTTAAGCAATTCCCCTGCGtcaagcgaaaaaaaaaaaaaactccacaAACGAATAAGCTTTAGTAGCTTCTCAAATACCACATGTAGCGACATCCAAAAGTTGAACAATTATCTGCCCATAGAAAATAATATCGTCTTGTTGTCTCTGGGAAATTATTCCTTCAAAGTTGGACTGATAAATAAGTACGACTACAAATTGGAAAGCTTGAGGGTACCCCAAGTGGAAGTTATTGAACCATGGAAGGAACTGGGCTATTCACATCCTCCATATAAAAACTACGACATCATAGAAGAGTGCCTTTTCCACTGCTTCagcaatttttacaaaataaatttaaaagacaaggatttgttcattcccttttctaGTATAAATGATACGAATGATTTTTCCACCCTCGGGGATATTCTATTTGACACATTCCAAGTGCAGAGTGTAACATTTAGGGAGCCTTCCTTTCTCTCTTCCCTCatcattttgcaaaatatggCAAAGGAAAGGCAGGAGATGCAACAGGGGCGTGATGTTCTACTTTATAAAGATGATCAGAAGGATTCATCTACTAATTGCGACTATGGCGCCGATGAAAGCGTCGGAacgggaggagaaaaagacaaaGGGGTACTTCACGTACCGAGGGGAAAAATAGTAGGGGGGGAACCCTACCCGCAGGAGTGCCTTTCAAATTTACACGATTTAAACTTGTACAATTTTACAGCTATCCTAGTAAATGTGGGAAGTACTAAGACGACCTGCACACCTGTGATAAATGGAATCCCATTGCCCGATCTGACAAGCACCTACCACATTGGGGGGTACGACATAGACAATCAAATTTTcgacgaaatgaaaaagaataaaaattaccaaaaGGATATATCAATGGAGGCtgcaaaaattgcaaaggagaaaagggtATTCACTCcaaaaagtaaagaagaCTGTGGTTATCTTTCTCTACTTTACAATCAAActccaaaaaattatttagtTAGCCCATTCCAGTTACACTTTAATAAAATCTCCTCCTCAGCTGTAACTTCcactgaaatatttttctctccatgtCGTTTGGGAAATTACTTAAAAACGGAATCGTACAAACAGCTACATATGTACCATGTAGACAGGGGGTTTCTTTTGAGTGGGTCTCCCTCTTGGATTCCCAACTCCACTATAAGGGAGTCCTCCCCCAGTTGGAAAGGAAGTCTAAGCTCCACCCTCACAGAGAACACCCTCCCCTGTGTAATTTACGACACCATTCAAAGGTGCCCCATCGATACTAGGAAGGAACtctttgaaaatatttaccTCACGGGGGGATCCAGCATCATCAGAGGTTTTCGTGAAAGATTACAAAATGAATTGTATGACtttgtaaaaaggaaaaatttttacagcAACGTTTGTATCAATGTACATTCTGTGCGGAGAAGGATGCTGCAAAAATATGCCATCTACTCGGGGGCTCACCTATTTTTGGAGATGTTCGATTATCAAAATTATCAAATCACACGGGCAGACTATCTGGAGTGTGGGGACAGTATCCTGGAGCGTCTGAGTTTGCAAGGAAAGCTTCTCTTCTAG
- a CDS encoding cytosolic Fe-S cluster assembly factor NBP35, putative has protein sequence MYAYTRRNAIPILIGSLAGLSISYLFANRREVQRCLMCTVERAIAKWKMRKCGRHAKDGRKHRNSDVQSGGRDDGGEGQDIPEGCPGMENEQAGKSKICEGCPNQRICNDPELKKEKEKEKNQIFNQVQENLKNVKYKILILSGKGGVGKSTVATQLAFSLSYLNYDVGLLDIDICGPSIPVLTQTVNCDVNYSMNGWVPIYKNNLSIMSVGYLLPNFDDPVIWRGPKKNGLIKQFLCDVYWKSLDFLIIDTPPGTSDEHLTICSYLKNNLDGCIIVTTPHILSICDVKKEIEFCKKTSIPILGIVENMYQSVFVNNYTVDKMCVDMNVDYAGRITFNQKLIDACQHGVGCCDLDAHSSSSKEIFQVCKFFIQKILNNYEHVPNSYDDNTQVAHSKKAASLKDGQEETLQQNGKSDQSNNLQVQMLRQLLNQISQLLQETPQ, from the coding sequence ATGTATGCGTACACGAGGAGAAATGCCATCCCCATACTGATTGGGTCATTGGCTGGATTGTCGATAAGCTATCTATTCGCGAACAGGAGGGAAGTGCAAAGATGTTTGATGTGCACGGTGGAGAGAGCCATAGCCAAGTGGAAAATGAGAAAGTGTGGGCGTCACGCAAAAGATGGCAGAAAGCACCGCAATAGCGATGTACAGAGTGGTGGTCGTGATGATGGTGGTGAAGGACAAGACATCCCGGAAGGGTGCCCGGGCATGGAGAACGAACAAGCAGGGAAGTCGAAAATCTGCGAAGGGTGCCCCAACCAAAGAATTTGCAACGATCCAGAattgaagaaagaaaaggagaaggaaaaaaatcaaatttttaatcaagtccaagaaaatttaaaaaatgtaaaatataaaattttaattttatctggaaaaggaggagtcGGAAAGTCGACGGTAGCAACACAGTTAGCCTTTTCATTATCTTACCTAAATTACGATGTAGGTCTTCTCGACATTGATATATGTGGACCGTCCATCCCAGTCCTAACACAAACCGTGAACTGTGATGTTAACTATAGCATGAATGGATGGGTTcccatttataaaaataatttgtccATCATGTCTGTCGGATATTTACTGCCAAATTTTGATGATCCAGTTATTTGGAGgggtccaaaaaaaaatggattaaTTAAACAATTCCTATGTGATGTATACTGGAAGAGTTTGGACTTTTTAATTATAGACACCCCCCCAGGAACAAGTGATGAACACCTTACCATCTGctcatatttaaaaaataatttagaTGGATGCATAATAGTTACCACTCCACACATTTTATCCATTTGTGACgttaagaaggaaattgaattttgcaaaaaaaccAGCATACCCATTTTAGGAATAGTAGAAAATATGTACCAGTCCGTTTTTGTTAACAATTACACTGTCGATAAAATGTGTGTAGACATGAATGTAGACTATGCGGGTAGGATCACTTTTAATCAAAAGCTCATTGATGCATGTCAGCATGGGGTTGGTTGTTGTGATTTGGATGCTCACAGTTCATCCTCCAAAGAAATTTTTCAAGTGTGCAAATTTTTCATccagaaaattttaaataattatgaACATGTGCCAAACTCCTATGATGATAACACTCAAGTGGCTCATTCGAAAAAGGCTGCTTCTTTGAAGGACGGGCAGGAAGAAACTCTacagcaaaatggaaaatctGACCAATCGAACAATTTGCAAGTGCAAATGCTTCGTCAGTTATTAAACCAAATTAGCCAACTGCTACAGGAGACCCCTCAATGA